The following are encoded together in the Populus trichocarpa isolate Nisqually-1 chromosome 5, P.trichocarpa_v4.1, whole genome shotgun sequence genome:
- the LOC18099600 gene encoding histone-lysine N-methyltransferase ASHH2 isoform X2: MGACENSFEPHEPLTLAATEQHSCLEFIKDSEQLPVLETAHSLIDTNVEPSSATDGFVDLSQKDNVVCASHSDVKAVSADMGIGLTGEGESVVGLTAGKLLEDESGVIGGCLDERQSGIDDCNGETDRSREEKAGLGVKNGGPLDCERSLELLERNCDQQDGRVDDKKTGVQGVTEEESDGLVTVEADTSDEVVPSTSCETSVESILGNDMTRNCDQQDDQNDHESGSVQGVMEEKNDGLAAIKIVNSDEIVLSLGSEMPTELMQAKDWSRNGDQQDDQRDDKNVSVQGVMEQHSSGLAPIEFDDIHHEIVLSSGQGMPAELLPEKGLPSDGNEQYKHDCGTSQEAVMEEKIDNLTGLENRDLQAVMEQKSDGLVATKTADTCENILPSLGYEMPAERLPRNGVEKDKQDRSTSMVLTMEERNNDLAGTESISMEGFMEEKSDGLAAIETATHNEIGPLSGCEIPAGLISVNGYGVELDKQYDGTSPTVVPKERSVLLTRLETDNQDQILPSLDHGMHLESTTVTCPPSKCLQPDDQKGDQIISCLIAGGVMEETSDALDATDTTTSNWLLSSQGLERTLKLMPMTGLPEESVYHDEQKLIPSELDSKVVNGLAIERVPEQESDASARIGADIYAQVSPHGAIDSNSAGDCSGETVNEAKNHVSIDSVSETKCHDIASPSSQRSNGVRKSSRKAQTKRAARKSRNTTKVPNLHLGIETVFKSVTRKRSCFSKPARSSAWGLLGNITHAFTMIDGPRLDEIENNGSQKARGGRGSRKRNNRAGGRSQRSSKKGCASASCIRLKVKVGKEACQTEANPKIMIPEVIDTKASAELVSNYGVESYQETSFEMSKLVHYAEDNVAEEGAGKQLQSFDIKLKAELHCDPYGMDVNLANKDMEGMVIFEKSPGDTVEDYIGVPLHTEVEALGATTEKRYTDPGTSPDSEVINLVAEGQVDARCPEDFHDAVLSSSKAFATDQGGNGKRRGKKKERLPQAANCSPAAASLNKVKLAKKRGGRQRKADGLSSTEILTSSSSVNGLINTPSSKECSAEQVPLSRETELEVSGEVLTEEISMETKICVGGLDAELRSSESQISKNPLPSTKSRGNGVNKGRSKVSDSAKSRRANGCKDRGNDRKSVKKNKAKGKSVCDHVFYKVDDDPEIDENGKIDAVEDTAAEEVADLDTPSSGVMEQNLSPDNAWVRCDDCLKWRRIPVRLVESISQTHCQWICKDNMNKAFADCSFPQEKSNAEINAELGISDVDEDGCDAPSNYMELECRQTSVSKEYEFTRITTNQFLHRSRKTQTIDEIMVCYCKAPVAGRLGCGDECLNRMLNIECVQGTCPCGDHCSNQQFQKRNYAKMTWERCGKKGFGLRLDEDISRGQFLIEYVGEVLDVHAYEARQKDYASKGHKHFYFMTLDGSEVIDACAKGNLGRFINHSCDPNCRTEKWVVNGEICIGLFALRDIKMGEEVTFDYNYVRVVGAAAKRCYCGSPQCRGYIGGDPTSTEVVDQVDSDEEFPEPVMLEDGRVGGGLKNKISKTNFFGLSKDREIEFKTAVGNLEVATEIKDLTSQLTPAMSLSPSASEMNGLPGDFSSSSQQVETSPKAEDVMSQPTPAVQQEISMEETMNKSLYSSEKLRTSPTSTPTKILPDDVMINRKSKSAAAENKRVFVKSRFIIKTPHQSSLIKKGKSAGNLININKVQTIASKPQFPLIKPKKLIESTSNGHFEAVQEKLNELLDSEGGISKRKDAPKGYLKLLLLTAASGAIRSGEAIQSNRELSMILDALLKTRSRVVLMDIINKNGLRMLHNIMKQYRRDFKKIPILRKLLKVLEHLAVREILTLEHISGGPPCPGMESFTESMLSLTEHDDKQVHQIARSFRDRWIPRHIRKHSYMDRDDGRMEIHRGSNCNRVSASHNHWHDQGVRHTEALNGVVESNLAMTSGGTAVHEDNSVNRVGSGARTRKRKTRWDQPAVGNIASSSLQHIKQNVNSGLVQQYESNPLLELSKEVPVHVDKAGREYSYCPHCVRNYRWQDESSSADDRKQNIHEDVPPGFSSPINAALASNASSTVADPPQQNVFHLKFPVGMVVGHPQKKFNSRFPVSYGIPLSVMQQLGSPLAETVESWVIAPGMPFHPFPPLPPLPSCKKGTQPSCAVSSMEVDGEADRGQQDSHDPTTCPNESSPSMSGANQPDVNSPCPNDHQTFKRARGFSYDLGRRYFKQQKWNKVSPPWVRNRNGWGCVGDNSRGGMCSTDMGSLTNEQRNS; the protein is encoded by the exons AAGAAAAAGCAGGGCTTGGAGTCAAGAATGGTGGACCACTAGACTGTGAAAGGTCTTTGGAATTGCTGGAGAGAAATTGTGATCAACAGGATGGCCGAGTGGATGATAAGAAAACTGGTGTTCAAGGTGTTACAGAAGAGGAAAGTGATGGTTTAGTTACAGTAGAGGCTGATACTTCCGATGAAGTAGTGCCTTCAACCTCATGTGAAACATCTGTAGAATCGATACTTGGGAATGATATGACTAGAAATTGTGATCAACAAGATGACCAGAATGATCATGAGAGTGGCAGTGTTCAAGGGGTTATGgaagagaaaaatgatggtTTAGCTGCAATAAAGATTGTTAATTCTGATGAAATAGTTCTTTCACTGGGCAGTGAGATGCCAACAGAATTAATGCAAGCAAAGGATTGGAGCAGAAATGGTGATCAACAAGATGACCAGAGGGATGATAAGAATGTCAGTGTTCAAGGGGTCATGGAACAACATAGTAGTGGCTTAGCTCCAATAGAGTTTGATGATATACATCATGAAATAGTGCTTTCATCGGGTCAAGGAATGCCTGCAGAACTACTACCAGAAAAAGGTTTGCCTAGTGATGGCAATGAACAGTACAAGCATGATTGTGGTACCTCTCAAGAAGCAGTTATGGAAGAGAAAATTGACAATTTAACTGGGCTAGAGAATAGAGACCTTCAAGCTGTGATGGAACAGAAAAGTGATGGTTTAGTGGCAACAAAGACTGCTGATACTTGTGAAAACATATTGCCTTCATTGGGATATGAAATGCCCGCTGAGCGTTTGCCTAGAAATGGTGTTGAGAAGGACAAGCAAGACAGGAGCACCTCTATGGTGCTGACCATGGAAGAGAGAAACAATGATTTAGCTGGGACAGAGAGTATTAGTATGGaagggttcatggaagaaaaAAGTGATGGTTTAGCTGCAATAGAGACTGCTACTCATAATGAAATAGGACCTTTGTCAGGCTGTGAAATCCCTGCTGGATTAATTTCAGTGAATGGTTATGGTGTTGAACTGGACAAGCAGTATGATGGTACGTCTCCTACTGTGGTTCCAAAAGAAAGAAGTGTTCTTTTAACTAGGTTAGAGACTGATAATCAAGACCAAATATTGCCTTCACTTGACCATGGAATGCATTTGGAATCAACAACTGTTACATGTCCACCAAGCAAGTGTCTTCAGCCGGATGACCAGAAGGGTGATCAGATCATTAGCTGTCTCATTGCAGGAGGGGTTATGGAGGAAACAAGTGATGCTTTAGATGCGACAGATACTACTACTTCCAATTGGTTGTTGTCATCACAGGGCCTCGAGAGGACCTTGAAATTAATGCCCATGACTGGTTTGCCAGAAGAAAGTGTTTATCATGATGagcagaagctgataccaagTGAACTAGATTCTAAGGTTGTCAATGGTCTAGCTATAGAGAGGGTTCCAGAGCAGGAAAGCGATGCCTCAGCCAGGATAGGAGCTGATATATATGCCCAGGTATCACCACATGGTGCTATTGACTCTAACAGTGCAGGTGACTGTTCTGGAGAGACGGTCAATGAAGCAAAGAATCATGTCAGCATTGATAGTGTTTCTGAAACCAAGTGTCATGACATTGCATCACCATCTTCACAAAGGAGCAATGGAGTACGCAAATCAAGCCGGAAGGCCCAGACAAAAAGGGCTGCAAGGAAATCTAGAAATACAACCAAAGTCCCAAACCTTCATCTAGGTATTGAGACTGTCTTCAAAAGTGTGACAAGGAAGCGAAGCTGTTTCTCCAAACCAGCTCGGTCTTCTGCTTGGGGATTGTTGGGGAATATTACACATGCATTTACAATGATTGATGGTCCCAgacttgatgaaattgagaataaTGGATCACAAAAAGCAAGGGGTGGCAGAGGAAGCAGAAAGCGGAATAATCGTGCTGGTGGAAGGTCACAAAGGTCTAGCAAGAAAGGCTGTGCTTCAGCTAGTTGCATTCGTTTGAAAGTTAAAGTGGGAAAAGAAGCTTGTCAAACTGAAGCTAATCCGAAGATTATGATCCCAGAGGTAATTGATACAAAAGCATCTGCTGAACTTGTAAGCAATTATGGGGTTGAGTCATATCAGGAAACCAGTTTTGAAATGTCAAAGTTAGTCCATTATGCTGAAGATAATGTGGCTGAAGAGGGAGCTGGAAAACAGCTTCAGTCTTTTGATATTAAGTTGAAGGCAGAGTTACATTGCGATCCTTATGGCATGGATGTAAATCTTGCAAACAAAGATATGGAGGGCATGGTGATTTTTGAAAAGTCACCTGGAGATACTGTGGAAGATTATATCGGGGTTCCTCTCCATACAGAGGTTGAAGCACTGGGAGCAACAACTGAGAAGAGGTATACAGATCCTGGAACTTCACCAGATTCAGAAGTTATCAATTTAGTTGCCGAGGGCCAAGTCGATGCACGATGTCCAGAAGATTTTCATGATGCTGTTCTGTCTTCTTCTAAGGCTTTTGCTACAGATCAAGGGGGTAATGGTAAAaggaggggaaaaaagaaagaaaggctCCCTCAAGCCGCTAACTGTTCACCTGCTGCGGCAAGCTTAAACAAAGTTAAATTGGCAAAGAAACGTGGGGGCAGGCAGAGAAAGGCTGATGGCCTTTCCTCTACTGAGATTCTTACTTCATCCAGCAGTGTGAATGGTTTGATCAACACACCAAGCAGTAAAGAATGTTCCGCAGAACAGGTACCTTTGTCAAGAGAGACTGAACTTGAAGTCTCTGGAGAGGTTTTGACAGAAGAAATCAGTATGGAAACTAAAATATGTGTTGGTGGACTGGATGCTGAGCTTAGGTCATCAGAATCACAGATTTCAAAGAATCCTCTTCCTTCAACTAAATCCAGGGGAAATGGAGTGAACAAGGGAAGGTCCAAAGTCTCCGACTCTGCAAAAAGCCGGAGGGCAAATGGTTGCAAGGATAGAGGAAACGATAGGAAGTCAGTTAAAAAGAACAAAGCCAAGGGGAAGAGTGTTTGTGATCATGTTTTTTACAAAGTTGATGATGATCCAGAAATAG ATGAAAATGGAAAAATTGATGCTGTTGAGGATACTGCTGCAGAAGAGGTAGCTGATTTGGACACGCCGTCAAGTGGTGTAATGGAGCAAAATTTATCCCCAGATAATGCTTGGGTTCGCTGTGATGATTGTCTTAAATGGCGGCGTATTCCAGTTCGACTTGTAGAATCTATTAGTCAAACACATTGCCAATG GATCTGCAAGGACAACATGAATAAAGCCTTTGCTGATTGCTCCTTCCCCCAAGAGAAGTCAAATGCAGAAATAAATGCAGAGTTGGGCATATCAGATGTTGATGAGGATGGTTGCGATGCCCCTTCAAATTATATGGAATTGGAATGTAGACAGACATCAG TTTCCAAGGAGTATGAATTTACACGCATCACTACCAATCAGTTTCTGCACCGTAGCCGTAAAACTCAAACTATTGATGAG aTCATGGTTTGTTACTGCAAAGCACCTGTGGCCGGTCGGTTAGGTTGTGGAGATGAATGCTTGAATCGAATGCTTAATATTGAGTGTGTTCAAGGAACCTGTCCATGTGGGGACCATTGCTCAAATCAACAG TTCCAAAAGCGCAATTATGCCAAAATGACATGGGAGCGATGTGGGAAGAAAGGTTTTGGACTGCGATTGGATGAGGATATATCCAGAGGGCAATTCCTTATTGAATACGTTGGAGAG GTGCTTGATGTGCATGCTTATGAAGCAAGGCAAAAAGATTATGCTTCCAAGGGTCACAAACATTTCTACTTCATGACATTGGATGGCAGTGAG GTAATTGACGCATGTGCGAAGGGAAATTTGGGGCGTTTTATTAATCATAGTTGTGATCCTAATTGTCGTACTGAAAAG TGGGTGGTCAATGGAGAAATCTGTATTGGATTATTTGCGTTGAGGGACATTAAAATG GGCGAAGAGGTGACATTTGACTATAACTATGTAAGAGTTGTTGGGGCTGCTGCTAAAAGATGCTATTGTGGTTCGCCTCAATGTCGAGGCTATATTGGTGGTGATCCAACTAGCACTGAAGTAGTTGATCAAGTTGATTCGGATGAAGAATTTCCTGAACCTGTAATGCTTGAAGATGGAAGAGTGGGAGGtggcttaaaaaataaaatatccaaaaccAATTTCTTTGGTTTGTCAAAAGACAGGGAAATAGAATTCAAAACAGCTGTTGGGAACTTGGAGGTTGCAACTGAAATTAAGGACTTGACAAGCCAATTAACCCCTGCCATGTCTCTATCACCCAGTGCATCAGAAATGAATGGTTTACCTggagatttttcttcttccagtCAACAAGTAGAAACCTCCCCAAAGGCTGAAGATGTAATGAGCCAACCCACACCTGCTGTTCAGCAAGAGATTTCCATGGAAGAGACTATGAACAAATCCTTGTATTCCAGTGAAAAGTTGAGGACCTCTCCAACTTCAACTCCCACCAAAATATTGCCTGATGATGTTATGATTAACAGGAAGTCTAAGTCTGCCGCAGCTGAAAACAAGAGGGTTTTTGTGAAATCTcgttttattattaaaactcCACACCAATCTAGTTTAATCAAGAAAGGAAAGTCTGCTGGTAATCTCATAAACATAAACAAGGTTCAGACAATAGCCAGCAAACCTCAGTTTCCACttatcaaacccaaaaaattaataGAGAGTACCTCGAATGGCCATTTTGAAGCAG TTCAGGAGAAACTTAATGAGTTGTTGGATTCCGAGGGTGGCATAAGCAAACGGAAA gaTGCTCCTAAAGGCTACCTGAAACTTCTCCTCCTTACTGCAGCTTCTGGTGCTATTAGAAGTGGTGAAGCAATTCAGAG TAATCGGGAGCTTTCAATGATACTCGATGCACTCTTGAAAACTAGATCACGAGTGGTACTGAtggatataattaacaaaaatg GTTTAAGAATGCTTCACAACATAATGAAGCAGTACAGAAGGGACTTTAAAAAGATTCCAATTCTCAGGAAGCTTTTAAAG GTTTTAGAGCATTTGGCAGTCAGGGAGATACTTACATTGGAACATATAAGTGGAGGTCCTCCTTGTCCTGGAATGGAGAG CTTTACAGAATCCATGTTGTCCCTGACAGAGCATGATGACAAACAG GTTCATCAAATTGCACGAAGTTTTCGAGATAGATGGATCCCTAGACATATCAGAAAGCATAGCTATATGGATAGGGATGATGGGAGGATGGAGATTCACAGAGGTTCAAACTGCAATAGGGTTTCAGCTTCTCATAATCATTGGCATGATCAGGGTGTAAGACACACAGAAGCACTTAATGGTGTTGTGGAATCAAACCTTGCAATGACTTCAGGGGGCACTGCTGTCCATGAGGACAACTCTGTGAATCGTGTAGGCAGCGGTGCAAGAACTCGCAAGCGTAAAACTAGATGGGATCAACCCGCTGTGGGAAATATAGCTTCCAGCTCTCTTCAGCATATTAAACAGAATGTTAATTCTGGGTTGGTACAACAATATGAATCTAACCCATTACTTGAGTTAAGTAAAGAAGTGCCAGTTCATGTGGACAAGGCAGGTAGAGAGTACAGTTATTGCCCTCATTGTGTTCGCAATTATCGCTGGCAAGATGAATCTAGTAGTGCTGATGACAGAAAGCAGAATATTCATGAGGATGTTCCACCTGGATTCTCATCTCCGATTAATGCTGCTCTTGCATCCAATGCTTCTTCCACTGTTGCTGACCCCCCTCAACAAAATGTTTTCCATTTGAAGTTTCCTGTTGGTATGGTTGTCGGTCATCCACAGAAGAAATTCAATTCCCGCTTTCCTGTCTCGTATGGAATTCCGTTGTCTGTTATGCAGCAATTAGGATCACCCCTGGCTGAAACTGTAGAGAGTTGGGTTATTGCTCCTGGCATGCCTTTCCATCCTTTTCCACCATTACCACCACTTCCCTCCTGTAAGAAAGGGACTCAACCTTCTTGTGCTGTGAGCTCTATGGAGGTTGATGGTGAAGCAGATCGAGGGCAACAGGACAGCCATGATCCTACCACTTGTCCAAATGAAAGTAGTCCAAGCATGAGTGGTGCTAACCAACCAGATGTGAATAGCCCTTGTCCAAATGACCATCAAACATTTAAACGTGCGAGGGGATTTTCATATGATTTGGGAAGGAGGTACTTTAAGCAACAGAAGTGGAATAAAGTGTCTCCTCCATGGGTTCGGAATAGGAATGGGTGGGGATGTGTAGGAGACAACTCAAGAGGTGGAATGTGCAGCACTGACATGGGAAGTCTAACAAATGAACAGAGGAACTCATAG